GGCGACGGCGACGAACCGGCCGAGGCCGCCGCGGCGGTGCTCCACGGCGTCCTCCCACCAGCGTTCGGGGTCGTCGAACCCGGCGGCTGCGGCCAGGACCGAGATCGGGTCGACCCCCGGGTCACCCGGCTCGGCCGCCGCACGATCGTCGTCCGGTCCCTCGAGGGGCGGCCCGTCGTCGTCGTCATCGCCGTCGTCGTGGTCGTCGTGGTCGGCGTGGTGGTCGAGGGCGAGCTGGTGGGCGGCGGGGAGGTCGGCGAAGTGGACGTCGACGCCGTGGCGCAGCGCCCACCGGGCGGCGACCCACTCGGGTGAGAAC
This sequence is a window from Acidimicrobiales bacterium. Protein-coding genes within it:
- a CDS encoding DUF5682 family protein — protein: MADVAEVVVLGIRHHGPGSARAVVDALDQVRPDVVLIEGAPELDAVVALMASPGMRPPVAGLVYAPEETRRAAFYPMAVFSPEWVAARWALRHGVDVHFADLPAAHQLALDHHADHDDHDDGDDDDDGPPLEGPDDDRAAAEPGDPGVDPISVLAAAAGFDDPERWWEDAVEHRRGGLGRFVAVA